In Prosthecochloris sp. GSB1, the following proteins share a genomic window:
- the rplE gene encoding 50S ribosomal protein L5 yields the protein MSEKKEAAQGAGNEKARLELAYKDRVASALMERFKYKNIMMVPKLTKISINIGVGEAASEPKLLETAIQELGQITGQKPQIRKAKKAISNFKLREGQAIGCRVTLRKKNMYEFLDRFVTLAVPRIRDFRGLSDTSFDGRGNYTVGVREQIIFPEIDIDKVQRIQGMDVSFVTTARTDEEAFALLAELGMPFRKKNN from the coding sequence ATGTCAGAAAAAAAAGAAGCAGCACAGGGCGCCGGAAACGAAAAGGCCCGTCTGGAACTCGCCTATAAGGACAGGGTCGCTTCGGCTCTGATGGAGCGTTTCAAGTACAAGAATATCATGATGGTGCCGAAGCTCACCAAGATTTCGATCAACATCGGAGTCGGCGAAGCGGCGTCCGAGCCCAAGCTGCTGGAGACGGCCATCCAGGAACTCGGCCAGATTACCGGTCAGAAACCGCAGATTCGCAAGGCGAAGAAGGCCATTTCAAACTTCAAGCTGCGGGAGGGTCAGGCGATCGGTTGCAGGGTGACGTTGCGGAAGAAAAATATGTATGAATTCCTGGACAGGTTTGTTACATTGGCCGTTCCGAGAATCCGCGATTTCAGGGGGCTGAGCGACACCAGTTTCGACGGACGCGGCAACTATACCGTCGGAGTCAGGGAGCAGATCATTTTTCCCGAGATCGACATCGACAAGGTTCAGCGGATTCAGGGGATGGATGTCAGCTTCGTGACGACCGCCCGGACCGACGAAGAGGCATTTGCACTGCTCGCCGAGCTCGGTATGCCGTTTAGAAAAAAGAACAACTAA
- the rplV gene encoding 50S ribosomal protein L22, whose product MQAKAVLRHTPTSPRKMRIVAGLIRGKQVDQAKAILMNSTKAASRNVMQTLKSAVANYGQKNPEERSSDNELFIKEIFVDEGPTIKRMLPAPMGRAYRIRKRSNHLTIVIDKINPVNK is encoded by the coding sequence ATGCAAGCTAAAGCAGTATTAAGGCACACGCCGACATCGCCCAGGAAAATGCGGATTGTCGCCGGGCTGATCCGCGGCAAGCAGGTCGATCAGGCCAAGGCGATATTGATGAACTCGACGAAGGCCGCCTCGCGCAACGTCATGCAGACGCTCAAGTCGGCCGTTGCCAACTACGGTCAAAAGAATCCTGAAGAGAGGTCGTCCGACAATGAGCTGTTCATCAAGGAGATATTCGTGGACGAAGGTCCGACCATCAAGCGCATGTTGCCGGCTCCGATGGGTCGCGCCTACAGGATACGCAAGCGCTCGAACCATCTGACCATCGTCATCGACAAGATTAATCCGGTAAATAAATAA
- the rplR gene encoding 50S ribosomal protein L18, with the protein MGQNVKVAHREKIKRRSKARGQGTAEKPRLYVFRSLSQIYAQLVDDVNGKTLASVSSMSKENKELKGTKTEISEIVGRQIGEKAVAQGITTVVFDRNGFRYHGRVKALADGARQAGLVF; encoded by the coding sequence ATGGGACAAAACGTTAAAGTTGCGCACAGGGAGAAAATCAAGAGACGCAGCAAGGCGAGAGGGCAGGGAACTGCCGAAAAGCCGAGGCTGTACGTGTTCAGGAGCCTGTCGCAGATCTATGCGCAGTTGGTGGATGACGTTAACGGCAAGACACTGGCCTCCGTTTCGAGCATGTCGAAGGAAAATAAAGAGCTGAAAGGCACCAAGACCGAGATCAGCGAGATCGTCGGCAGGCAGATCGGTGAGAAAGCTGTCGCGCAGGGAATCACGACCGTCGTGTTCGACCGCAATGGTTTTCGTTACCACGGCAGGGTGAAAGCTCTTGCCGATGGCGCCAGGCAAGCCGGACTGGTCTTTTAA
- the rpmD gene encoding 50S ribosomal protein L30, with protein MSDKKITITQVRSMIGCTKKQKATIKALGLGRPNYRVEKPDNACTRGQIRVVQHMVKVEEQ; from the coding sequence ATGAGCGATAAAAAGATTACTATAACCCAGGTGCGCAGCATGATCGGCTGCACGAAAAAGCAGAAGGCCACCATCAAGGCTCTGGGACTCGGTAGGCCCAATTACCGGGTCGAGAAACCCGACAATGCCTGCACAAGAGGGCAGATCAGGGTTGTGCAGCACATGGTGAAAGTCGAAGAGCAGTAA
- the secY gene encoding preprotein translocase subunit SecY, whose product MKLTESLQNINKIPELRQRILYTLLLLFIYRLGSHITIPGVDAAAVSGASQTHASDLFGLFDLFVGGAFARASIFSLGIMPYISAAIIIQLLGAVTPYFQKLQKEGEEGRQKINQFTRYGTVLVSALQAWGLSVSLASPSSFGRAVVPDPGFFFMFSTVIILTASTLFVMWLGEKITERGIGNGISLIIMIGILAGFPQAIVAEFQSVSLGSKNWIIEALILAFMAVIVAAVVVLTVGTRRIPVQHAKRVVGRKMYGGGTQYIPMRVNTAGVMPIIFAQSIMFLPSTFLSFFPESEVMQNVANIFAYDSWWYALMFGSMIVFFTYFYTAIAFNPKEVADTIRRQGGFIPGVRPGKSTADFIDNILTRITLPGAISLALIAVLPTFLTKFANVTPGFAQFFGGTSLLIIVGVGLDTLQQVESHLLMRHYDGFMKSGKMRGRR is encoded by the coding sequence ATGAAGCTGACAGAAAGTCTGCAAAATATCAATAAAATTCCGGAATTGCGGCAGCGGATCCTGTATACGCTGCTGCTCTTGTTTATTTACAGACTTGGATCGCACATAACTATTCCCGGTGTCGATGCCGCAGCAGTAAGCGGGGCGTCACAGACGCACGCAAGCGACCTCTTCGGTCTGTTCGATCTGTTCGTCGGCGGTGCGTTTGCAAGGGCGTCGATTTTTTCCCTTGGCATCATGCCCTACATTTCCGCGGCCATCATCATCCAGTTGCTGGGTGCGGTGACACCCTACTTCCAGAAACTTCAGAAAGAGGGCGAGGAAGGCCGACAGAAAATCAACCAGTTCACGCGCTACGGCACGGTCCTGGTTTCGGCTCTCCAGGCCTGGGGCCTGAGCGTCAGCCTTGCCAGCCCGTCGTCTTTCGGTCGCGCGGTCGTGCCCGATCCTGGATTCTTTTTCATGTTCTCGACGGTGATCATTCTGACTGCAAGCACCCTGTTCGTCATGTGGCTCGGAGAGAAAATAACCGAGCGTGGAATAGGGAACGGTATTTCGCTGATTATCATGATCGGTATTCTTGCAGGGTTTCCGCAGGCAATCGTGGCTGAATTCCAGTCGGTATCCCTCGGCAGCAAGAACTGGATTATCGAGGCGCTCATACTGGCGTTCATGGCCGTGATCGTCGCCGCCGTCGTTGTGCTGACGGTCGGCACGCGCAGAATACCCGTACAGCACGCCAAGCGCGTCGTAGGTAGAAAGATGTACGGCGGCGGTACCCAGTACATTCCGATGAGAGTGAACACCGCGGGCGTCATGCCCATCATTTTCGCGCAGTCGATCATGTTCCTGCCCAGCACCTTTCTTTCATTCTTCCCGGAAAGCGAGGTCATGCAGAATGTCGCCAACATTTTCGCGTACGATTCCTGGTGGTACGCCCTCATGTTCGGCTCGATGATCGTCTTCTTTACCTATTTCTACACGGCGATCGCCTTTAACCCAAAAGAGGTGGCAGATACGATTCGCCGCCAGGGAGGCTTCATTCCAGGGGTCCGACCGGGCAAGAGCACCGCGGATTTCATCGATAACATTTTAACCAGAATCACCTTGCCGGGAGCGATCTCGCTCGCGCTGATAGCCGTTCTTCCGACGTTCCTGACAAAGTTCGCCAACGTCACACCCGGCTTCGCCCAGTTTTTTGGCGGCACGAGCCTGCTGATCATCGTTGGTGTCGGTCTCGACACGCTGCAGCAGGTCGAGAGCCATCTCCTGATGCGTCACTACGACGGCTTCATGAAGTCCGGGAAAATGCGTGGCAGACGGTAG
- the rplF gene encoding 50S ribosomal protein L6 produces MSRIGKMPVRLAEQAKIEIKDNVVTVTGPKGSLHQEMVPEVGIEVNDDIVTVTRADDSKRARALHGLYRQLVSNMAEGVTSGFTRKLVINGVGFRAEMKKDLLALTLGYSHMIYFKAPTEITIECPDPTTIAISGIDKALVGQVAAKIRSFRKPEPYRGKGIRYSDEVVRRKEGKAAGK; encoded by the coding sequence ATGTCAAGAATAGGAAAAATGCCGGTCAGGCTGGCGGAGCAGGCCAAAATCGAGATAAAGGACAACGTTGTTACGGTTACCGGACCGAAAGGCTCCCTTCACCAGGAAATGGTTCCTGAGGTCGGCATAGAGGTCAACGACGACATCGTGACCGTGACCCGCGCCGACGACAGCAAGCGCGCGCGCGCGCTTCACGGCCTCTACCGCCAGCTTGTCAGCAACATGGCCGAAGGGGTTACCAGCGGTTTTACCAGAAAGCTTGTCATCAACGGTGTCGGTTTCAGGGCTGAAATGAAGAAGGACTTGCTGGCGCTTACCCTGGGTTACTCCCACATGATATATTTCAAGGCGCCGACCGAAATCACCATCGAATGTCCCGATCCGACGACCATCGCGATCAGCGGCATCGACAAGGCGCTCGTGGGCCAGGTGGCGGCAAAGATCCGCTCCTTCCGCAAGCCCGAACCCTATCGCGGCAAGGGCATCCGCTACTCCGACGAGGTCGTGAGGCGCAAGGAAGGCAAGGCTGCTGGCAAGTAA
- the rpsE gene encoding 30S ribosomal protein S5, giving the protein MAKKTEKNIRPGELNLKEKLVHINRTAKVVKGGKRFGFNAIVVVGDKEGHVGYGLGKANEVQDAIAKGVEDGKKNVIKVPIVKGTIPHQIIARYGSAKVMLKPATPGTGLIAGGAVRAVLEMAGIHDILAKSLGSSNPHNVVKAAIRGLESISDAYDVGERRSKSLKEVFES; this is encoded by the coding sequence ATGGCGAAGAAAACTGAGAAAAATATCAGGCCAGGTGAGTTAAACCTTAAGGAAAAGCTGGTACATATCAACAGGACAGCGAAGGTTGTGAAAGGCGGCAAGAGGTTCGGCTTCAACGCTATCGTCGTCGTCGGTGACAAGGAAGGCCATGTCGGCTACGGTCTCGGCAAGGCCAACGAGGTGCAGGACGCCATCGCGAAAGGCGTCGAGGACGGCAAGAAAAACGTCATCAAGGTTCCGATCGTCAAAGGCACCATCCCGCACCAGATCATCGCAAGATACGGTTCCGCCAAAGTGATGCTGAAGCCGGCCACGCCCGGTACGGGACTCATCGCGGGCGGCGCTGTGCGCGCGGTGCTCGAGATGGCGGGCATACACGATATCCTGGCAAAATCACTCGGTTCGTCAAATCCTCACAACGTAGTCAAGGCCGCGATCAGGGGGCTTGAAAGCATTTCCGATGCCTACGATGTCGGTGAGAGACGTTCGAAAAGTCTGAAAGAGGTTTTTGAAAGCTAA
- the rpsD gene encoding 30S ribosomal protein S4, whose protein sequence is MARFRGSITKVSRRLGVALSPKAEKYLERRPYAPGEHGQSRRGKVSEYALQLREKQKMKYLYGVLEKQFSNYYKKAVAQRGVTGDNLVKLLERRFDNIVFRAGFSPSRAGARQLVSHGHLLVNGKKVNIPSYLVKPGDTIEFRQKSKNLEAVTDSLNKAPESRIPSWVQVDKANKKAVFLTVPEREEVQEPFNEQLVVELYSK, encoded by the coding sequence ATGGCACGATTCAGAGGCTCAATAACCAAGGTATCACGCAGGCTGGGCGTCGCACTTTCTCCCAAGGCGGAAAAATACCTGGAGAGAAGACCATATGCGCCGGGCGAACACGGTCAGTCGAGAAGAGGCAAGGTTTCGGAGTATGCGCTGCAGCTCCGCGAGAAGCAGAAGATGAAGTATCTTTACGGTGTGCTCGAAAAACAGTTCAGTAACTACTACAAGAAAGCCGTCGCCCAGCGCGGCGTCACCGGTGACAACCTTGTGAAGCTTCTTGAAAGGCGTTTCGACAATATCGTTTTCCGCGCCGGCTTCTCCCCGTCAAGGGCGGGCGCAAGGCAGCTCGTCTCGCACGGACATCTGCTTGTCAACGGAAAGAAAGTCAATATTCCTTCGTATCTCGTAAAGCCGGGCGATACAATCGAGTTCAGGCAGAAGAGCAAAAACCTCGAGGCCGTCACCGATTCGCTCAACAAGGCCCCTGAATCACGCATCCCTTCCTGGGTCCAGGTGGACAAGGCGAACAAAAAAGCCGTGTTCCTTACCGTTCCGGAGCGTGAAGAGGTGCAGGAGCCGTTCAACGAACAGCTTGTTGTTGAGTTGTACTCCAAGTGA
- the rpsH gene encoding 30S ribosomal protein S8, whose translation MPVTDSIADYITRIRNAGNARKTTTDIPYSRLKENISKLLVEKGYIKNFTVITSEQFPFIRVELKYGADGGHAIKEITRVSKPGRRVYEGKDLKKYLGGLGLSILSTSKGVITDKEAREQGVGGEVLFRIL comes from the coding sequence ATGCCTGTAACCGACTCAATAGCCGACTACATTACCCGCATCAGAAACGCAGGTAATGCAAGGAAAACAACTACGGACATCCCGTATTCAAGGCTCAAGGAAAACATATCGAAGCTTCTCGTAGAGAAAGGCTACATCAAGAATTTTACGGTAATTACTTCCGAGCAGTTTCCGTTCATCAGGGTCGAGTTGAAGTACGGCGCCGATGGCGGGCATGCCATAAAGGAGATCACCAGGGTGAGCAAGCCCGGGCGCAGGGTCTATGAAGGCAAGGACCTGAAAAAGTATCTCGGCGGTCTCGGGCTTTCCATTCTTTCGACATCGAAAGGGGTCATTACCGACAAGGAAGCCAGAGAGCAGGGAGTAGGCGGCGAAGTCCTGTTCCGTATTCTTTAA
- the rpsN gene encoding 30S ribosomal protein S14, with protein sequence MAKKSVIARNEKRKALVEKYAAKREELKKAGDYEALQKLPRDSSPSRVRTRCVLTGRGRGVYEKYGLCRQMFRQLALEGKLPGVRKASW encoded by the coding sequence ATGGCAAAGAAAAGCGTTATAGCCAGAAACGAAAAGAGGAAAGCCCTTGTCGAGAAGTATGCGGCGAAACGGGAAGAACTCAAGAAAGCAGGCGACTACGAAGCCCTTCAGAAACTTCCGAGGGACAGCTCCCCCTCGAGGGTGAGGACCCGTTGCGTTCTTACAGGAAGAGGCCGCGGGGTGTACGAGAAGTATGGGCTGTGCCGCCAGATGTTCCGCCAGCTCGCTCTCGAAGGCAAACTGCCGGGCGTAAGAAAGGCGAGCTGGTAA
- the infA gene encoding translation initiation factor IF-1, with protein sequence MAKEDSIEVEGEILEALPNAQFKVKLENGLEILAHVSGKIRMHYIRILPGDKVKVQISPYDLTKGRITYRYK encoded by the coding sequence GTGGCAAAAGAAGATTCAATAGAGGTAGAAGGCGAAATTCTCGAGGCGCTTCCGAACGCGCAGTTCAAGGTAAAGCTCGAAAACGGGCTTGAAATTCTCGCTCACGTCTCCGGGAAAATCCGCATGCACTACATCCGCATACTCCCCGGCGACAAGGTAAAAGTCCAGATTTCTCCCTATGACCTGACGAAAGGCAGGATTACCTATCGCTACAAGTAG
- the rpmC gene encoding 50S ribosomal protein L29 has translation MKKHEIAEMSRQELVDRIRELEDRLADLHFYKVIEPPQNPMVFRNSRRDIAKMKTRLHQLDRQEAEAK, from the coding sequence ATGAAAAAGCATGAAATAGCTGAAATGAGCCGCCAGGAACTGGTCGATAGAATCAGGGAGCTGGAAGACAGGCTTGCAGACCTGCATTTTTACAAGGTGATCGAGCCTCCGCAAAACCCCATGGTTTTCAGGAACTCGAGGCGCGATATCGCGAAGATGAAAACAAGGCTGCACCAGCTCGACAGGCAGGAAGCAGAAGCAAAATAA
- the rplO gene encoding 50S ribosomal protein L15, with protein MDLSSLRPAKGAVKSRKRIGRGQGSGNGTTAGKGNKGQQSRSGYTRPVSEGGQMPLYRRLPKFGFTKPNRKSVVAVNLSQIAMWMESGKVSAEISVADLKRLCNASGNDYFKILGNGELKSAVKITAHFVSKSAAEKIRQAGGEVTLAERTLLEAGRIKDAPVEEALLRPKAKVRKYRRSSNKS; from the coding sequence ATGGATTTAAGTTCACTACGTCCGGCGAAAGGTGCGGTAAAGAGCAGAAAGCGTATCGGTCGGGGACAGGGTTCGGGAAACGGGACGACCGCCGGCAAGGGCAACAAGGGACAGCAGTCGAGAAGCGGTTACACGCGGCCGGTTTCCGAAGGCGGTCAGATGCCGCTCTACAGACGCCTGCCGAAATTCGGCTTCACGAAACCTAACCGCAAGTCCGTTGTGGCGGTCAATCTCTCGCAGATCGCCATGTGGATGGAGAGCGGCAAGGTATCGGCCGAAATTTCCGTCGCCGATCTCAAGAGGCTCTGCAATGCAAGCGGAAACGATTATTTCAAGATTCTCGGCAACGGCGAGCTCAAGAGCGCGGTGAAAATCACGGCCCATTTCGTCAGCAAGTCAGCCGCCGAAAAAATCCGCCAGGCAGGCGGCGAGGTTACTCTGGCCGAGCGTACGCTGCTCGAAGCCGGGAGGATCAAGGACGCGCCGGTCGAAGAGGCTCTTCTGAGGCCCAAGGCGAAAGTCCGCAAGTATCGCCGGTCAAGCAACAAGTCCTGA
- the rpmJ gene encoding 50S ribosomal protein L36, with protein MKIYSSIKKRCEHCRIIKRKGRRFVICKVNPSHKQRQG; from the coding sequence ATGAAAATTTATTCATCGATCAAGAAGCGCTGCGAGCACTGCCGCATCATCAAGCGCAAGGGAAGAAGATTCGTGATTTGCAAGGTGAACCCGAGCCACAAGCAGCGTCAGGGTTGA
- the rplN gene encoding 50S ribosomal protein L14, whose amino-acid sequence MIQKETNLVVADNSGAKKVRCIHVFGGTGRRYAALGDQIMVTVKAAVPGGVVKKKEVSKAVVVRCVKEQKRKDGSYIRFDENAVVLLNAQGEPRGTRIFGPVARELRDRKYMKIVSLAPEVL is encoded by the coding sequence ATGATCCAGAAAGAGACCAATCTGGTTGTTGCCGATAACAGTGGCGCGAAAAAAGTCCGTTGCATTCATGTGTTCGGCGGTACGGGAAGGCGTTACGCCGCCCTGGGTGACCAGATAATGGTAACCGTCAAGGCCGCGGTGCCCGGCGGCGTCGTGAAGAAGAAAGAGGTTTCCAAGGCCGTTGTCGTTCGCTGCGTCAAGGAGCAGAAGAGAAAGGACGGTTCCTACATCCGTTTCGACGAAAATGCCGTCGTGTTGCTCAACGCGCAGGGCGAGCCTCGCGGAACCCGTATTTTCGGCCCCGTTGCAAGAGAGCTGAGGGACAGGAAGTACATGAAGATAGTTTCACTTGCCCCCGAGGTCCTGTAA
- the rpsK gene encoding 30S ribosomal protein S11 — MATSSRKKKKVKVTPEGAVHIKASFNNVLVTITDMQGNTVSWSSAGKNGFKGSKKNTPYASQVTSEAAAKEAYDLGMRYVHVYIKGPGSGRDAAIRALQGAGLEVRTIRDITPLPHNGCRPPKRRRV, encoded by the coding sequence ATGGCTACATCAAGCAGGAAAAAGAAAAAGGTGAAGGTTACCCCGGAAGGTGCCGTCCATATCAAGGCGTCTTTCAACAATGTGCTTGTAACCATTACCGACATGCAGGGAAACACCGTTTCCTGGTCGAGTGCGGGCAAGAACGGCTTCAAGGGCTCCAAGAAAAATACACCGTACGCTTCGCAGGTGACCTCCGAAGCCGCCGCGAAGGAGGCGTACGATCTCGGCATGCGCTATGTGCACGTCTATATCAAGGGACCGGGTTCCGGCAGGGATGCCGCGATCAGGGCCCTGCAGGGCGCCGGACTCGAGGTGAGGACCATCAGGGATATTACGCCCCTGCCTCACAACGGATGCAGGCCTCCCAAGCGCAGAAGGGTATGA
- the rplP gene encoding 50S ribosomal protein L16: MLMPKRVKHRKVMRGKMKGNAGRGTSITFGSYGLKALEPAWITSRQIEAARVAMNRYMKRDGKIWIRIFPDKPVTKKPAETRMGSGKGTPEFWVAVVKPGRVMFEADGVPPEVATEAFRLAAKKLPIKTKFIVRPDLEG, encoded by the coding sequence ATGTTGATGCCGAAGAGAGTCAAGCATAGAAAAGTCATGCGTGGCAAGATGAAGGGAAACGCGGGACGTGGAACTTCCATTACGTTCGGGTCTTACGGACTGAAGGCTCTCGAGCCTGCCTGGATTACCAGCCGTCAGATCGAGGCTGCTCGTGTCGCGATGAACAGATACATGAAGAGGGACGGAAAGATCTGGATCAGGATTTTCCCGGACAAACCGGTCACCAAGAAGCCCGCTGAAACGCGAATGGGTTCGGGTAAGGGCACTCCCGAGTTCTGGGTTGCTGTCGTCAAGCCCGGGCGTGTGATGTTCGAGGCGGACGGCGTTCCGCCGGAAGTGGCGACCGAGGCGTTCAGGCTGGCAGCCAAGAAGCTGCCTATCAAGACGAAGTTCATCGTTCGTCCGGATCTCGAAGGTTAA
- the rpsQ gene encoding 30S ribosomal protein S17: protein MSNSAERGRKKSWLGKVVSDRMDKGIIVAVERRVQHPVYKKYFKKTTRLMAHDQNNEAGIGDVVRVTECRPLSKRKSCRLVEIVEKAK from the coding sequence ATGTCAAATAGTGCTGAAAGGGGCCGTAAAAAAAGCTGGTTGGGCAAGGTTGTCAGCGACAGGATGGACAAGGGGATCATCGTCGCGGTGGAGCGCCGGGTGCAGCATCCCGTCTACAAGAAGTACTTCAAGAAGACGACCCGTCTGATGGCGCACGACCAGAACAACGAGGCCGGTATCGGCGATGTCGTCAGGGTGACGGAGTGCAGGCCGCTGAGTAAAAGAAAAAGCTGCAGGCTGGTTGAGATCGTTGAAAAAGCGAAATAA
- the rpsC gene encoding 30S ribosomal protein S3: MGQKVNPTGFRLGIIKDWTSRWYDDGPVIAEKLKQDQVIRNYVQARLKRERAGIARIVIERTTKHIKINIFAARPGAVVGRKGEEINNLSQELSRLSGKEVKIDVVEVVKPEVEAQLIGENIAYQLENRVSFRRAMKQAIQQAMRAGAEGIRIRCAGRLGGVEIARSEQYKEGKIPLHTLRANVDYASVTAHTIAGAIGIKVWVYKGEVLVQRIDAVEEEEMKKIRERRGEQRPRGGRDVRNRRRRPRTKKSA; this comes from the coding sequence TTGGGTCAGAAAGTTAATCCTACTGGATTCAGGCTGGGGATTATCAAGGACTGGACATCGAGATGGTATGATGACGGACCGGTAATTGCCGAAAAACTCAAGCAGGATCAGGTTATCAGGAACTATGTCCAGGCACGTCTGAAGAGAGAGCGTGCGGGCATCGCCAGGATTGTGATCGAGCGTACGACGAAGCATATCAAGATCAATATCTTCGCGGCGCGTCCAGGAGCCGTCGTAGGCCGCAAGGGCGAGGAGATCAACAATCTGTCCCAGGAGCTGAGCCGGCTGAGCGGCAAGGAAGTCAAGATCGATGTCGTCGAGGTAGTCAAGCCCGAAGTCGAGGCCCAGCTTATCGGCGAAAACATCGCCTATCAGCTTGAAAACAGGGTTTCTTTCCGACGCGCGATGAAGCAGGCTATCCAGCAGGCGATGAGGGCGGGTGCCGAAGGGATCCGTATCCGTTGCGCCGGGAGACTCGGCGGGGTAGAGATCGCCCGCTCCGAGCAGTACAAGGAAGGCAAGATTCCGCTGCATACTCTCAGGGCGAATGTCGATTACGCGAGCGTTACCGCGCACACCATCGCCGGCGCCATCGGCATCAAGGTCTGGGTTTACAAGGGCGAGGTTCTCGTACAGCGTATCGACGCGGTAGAGGAAGAAGAGATGAAGAAGATCCGCGAGCGTCGCGGAGAACAGCGGCCCAGGGGCGGCAGGGACGTCCGCAACAGGAGGCGTCGGCCCAGGACGAAGAAGTCCGCTTGA
- the rplX gene encoding 50S ribosomal protein L24, translated as MKTGTKQVKLHVKKNDTVVVIAGNDKGKTGKILKVYPQKGRVIVEGVNIRKRHVKPTQTHPQGAIIEREFPIHSSNVKKS; from the coding sequence ATGAAAACAGGTACAAAGCAAGTCAAGCTGCACGTCAAGAAAAACGATACCGTTGTCGTCATCGCAGGTAACGACAAGGGGAAAACTGGTAAGATCCTCAAGGTTTATCCGCAGAAAGGCAGGGTTATCGTCGAGGGTGTCAATATCAGGAAACGCCACGTCAAGCCGACGCAGACGCATCCGCAGGGAGCGATCATCGAGCGCGAGTTTCCTATCCACTCGTCGAACGTGAAGAAGAGTTAA
- the map gene encoding type I methionyl aminopeptidase codes for MITIKSEREIELMRASGAIVAAVLDMIGEKIRDGMTTLELDTMAEECIRDHGAVPSFLHYRPKGEPDVPPYPATLCVSLNEEVVHGVPSSKKIIREGDIVSVDCGAFKEGYHGDAARTYMIGDVPSEVMKLVAVTRECLERGIAQAVAGNRLHDISAAVEEHARAHGFSVIENMVGHGIGSELHEEPPVPNYGRRKTGVRLREGMALAIEPMIAMGRSRNAVARNGEWVAVTEDGKPSAHFEHTIIVRKDRAEIMTLSPASAG; via the coding sequence ATGATAACGATCAAGAGTGAACGGGAGATAGAGCTGATGAGAGCCTCAGGCGCGATTGTCGCCGCGGTTCTCGACATGATAGGCGAAAAAATACGTGACGGGATGACCACCCTGGAGCTCGATACCATGGCCGAGGAATGCATTCGCGACCACGGTGCGGTTCCGAGCTTTCTGCATTACAGGCCGAAGGGCGAGCCCGACGTGCCCCCCTATCCGGCGACACTTTGCGTTTCCCTGAACGAAGAAGTCGTTCACGGAGTCCCCAGCAGCAAGAAGATCATCCGCGAGGGCGACATCGTGTCCGTCGATTGCGGAGCCTTCAAGGAGGGTTATCACGGAGACGCCGCGCGTACCTACATGATCGGCGACGTTCCGTCCGAAGTGATGAAGCTGGTAGCGGTCACGCGAGAATGCCTCGAAAGGGGGATCGCCCAGGCGGTGGCGGGTAATCGTCTCCACGATATTTCCGCGGCCGTCGAGGAGCATGCCAGGGCGCACGGCTTCAGCGTCATTGAAAACATGGTTGGCCACGGTATCGGCAGCGAGCTGCATGAAGAGCCGCCGGTTCCGAATTACGGCAGGAGGAAAACCGGCGTCAGGCTCCGCGAAGGCATGGCCCTCGCCATAGAACCAATGATCGCCATGGGCCGTTCGAGAAACGCGGTTGCAAGAAACGGGGAGTGGGTCGCGGTGACCGAGGACGGCAAGCCCTCGGCGCATTTCGAACACACGATCATTGTCCGCAAGGACAGGGCTGAAATCATGACGCTTTCACCAGCGTCGGCCGGATAA
- the rpsM gene encoding 30S ribosomal protein S13: MRIAGVNLPLNKHAVIALTHIYGIGNTSARSILERAGIDPARKISELSDEDAHAIREIIAESYKVEGQARGEQQLAVKRLMDIGCYRGLRHRRSLPVRGQRTQTNARTRKGKRKTVAGKKKAAKK; this comes from the coding sequence ATGAGGATAGCTGGGGTAAATCTGCCGCTGAACAAGCACGCCGTAATTGCATTGACTCATATTTACGGCATCGGAAACACATCCGCGAGGAGCATTCTCGAACGAGCCGGTATCGACCCTGCGAGGAAGATCTCCGAGCTGAGTGACGAGGACGCCCACGCCATCAGGGAAATCATCGCCGAGTCCTACAAGGTCGAGGGGCAGGCGAGAGGCGAGCAGCAGCTTGCCGTCAAGAGGCTGATGGATATCGGCTGTTATCGCGGTTTGCGCCACAGGCGTTCGCTTCCGGTGCGCGGTCAGCGTACCCAGACCAACGCGAGGACCAGGAAAGGCAAGCGCAAGACCGTCGCGGGCAAGAAGAAGGCCGCCAAGAAATAA